One stretch of Corvus hawaiiensis isolate bCorHaw1 chromosome 1, bCorHaw1.pri.cur, whole genome shotgun sequence DNA includes these proteins:
- the ZBTB47 gene encoding zinc finger and BTB domain-containing protein 47, protein MLIVEKTTDYPSAEYSLVEDVALHFTCLMDRLNEQRLFQPDLCDVDIVLVQHKSIFPAHKGVLAAYSQFFHSLFTQNKQLQRVELSLEALTSQGLQQILNFIYTSKLLVNSCNVQDVLNAAAVLQMNNIASSCQDLLDTRSLSLATDMALPAEGCAGPPPYYCEIKQEVDAPHPKIYAREGNDPFSVRVEDGTGSGTLPPGPAKQYYKEEKDGGPAVCKMEGEESEEDLDSQGSYNREQIIVEVNLNNQTLNVSKGTEGKAATSEAAVMGRPDGDGRDTEEDGEEENEEGEEEEEEEEDAEVGEEEEEERSEEEDLEETTEEEDDDDDDEDASEMKREKSGQPRRGSRASKATKPAMATRSQEMAKVEEEEEEEEEGQRGRKRKKEQDGLGQKVKLEEKQHYPCKKCPRIFNNRWYLEKHMNVTHSRMQICDKCGKRFLLESELLLHHQTDCEKNIQCVTCGKGFKKLWSLHEHNKIVHGYAEKKFSCEICEKKFYTMAHVRKHMVAHTKDMPFTCETCGKSFKRSMSLKVHSLQHSGEKPFKCENCNERFQYKYQLRSHMSIHIGHKQFMCQWCGKDFNMKQYFDEHMKTHTGEKPYICEICGKSFTSRPNMKRHRRTHTGEKPYPCDVCGQRFRFSNMLKAHKEKCFRVSNPLASDTAVPQPATSPAPLPPGPGVSPLPLLHPLPQTLPPPPHLPPPPPLFPAGRINSNNN, encoded by the exons CTGATAGTCGAAAAAACGACTGACTACCCTTCAGCTGAGTACTCCCTGGTGGAGGATGTAGCCCTCCACTTCACGTGTTTGATGGACAGACTGAACGAGCAGCGCCTCTTTCAGCCGGACCTGTGCGACGTGGACATCGTGCTGGTGCAGCACAAGAGCATCTTCCCGGCGCACAAGGGGGTCCTGGCAGCCTACAGCCAGTTCTTCCACTCCCTCTTCACCCagaacaagcagctgcagcgtgTGGAGCTCTCTCTGGAGGCCCTCACCTCGCAGGGCCTCCAGCAGATCCTCAACTTCATCTACACCTCCAAGCTGCTCGTCAACTCCTGCAATGTGCAGGACGTGCTGAACGCGGCCGCCGTGCTGCAGATGAACAACATCGCGTcctcctgccaggacctgctggACACCCGCTCGCTCAGCCTGGCCACCGACATGGCCCTGCCTGCCGAGGGCTGTGCCGGACCCCCGCCCTACTACTGCGAGATCAAACAGGAGGTGGATGCCCCTCACCCCAAAATCTATGCCCGGGAGGGCAATGACCCCTTCTCGGTGCGGGTGGAGGATGGGACAGGCAGTGGGACGCTTCCCCCTGGCCCAGCCAAGCAGTACtacaaggaggagaaggatggaGGTCCTGCTGTCTGTAAGATGGAGGGTGAGGAGTCTGAGGAGGATCTGGACAGCCAGGGCTCCTACAACCGGGAGCAGATCATTGTGGAGGTGAACCTCAACAACCAGACCCTCAATGTCTCCAAGGGCACAGAGGGGAAGGCAGCCACCAGCGAGGCAGCTGTGATGGGGCGGCCAGACGGGGATGGTCGCGACACAGAGGAGGACggggaggaggagaatgaggaaggggaggaggaggaggaagaggaggaggatgctgaggtgggggaggaggaggaggaggagcgcaGCGAGGAGGAAGACCTGGAGGAGACGACGGAAGAAGAGGACGATGACGATGATGATGAAGATGCCTCAGagatgaaaagggaaaagagtggGCAGCCCCGCAGGGGCAGCCGGGCATCCAAAGCCACCAAACCTGCCATGGCAACCAGGTCCCAGGAGATGGCCaaggtggaagaggaggaggaggaagaagaagaaggccagaggggaaggaagagaaagaaggaacagGATGGCTTGGGCCAGAAGGtgaagctggaggagaagcagcattaTCCTTGCAAGAAGTGTCCCCGGATCTTCAACAACCGCTGGTACCTGGAGAAGCACATGAACGTCACGCACAGCCGGATGCAGATCTGCGACAAGTGCGGGAAGCGCTTCCTGCTGGAGAGCGAGCTCCTGCTGCACCACCAGACCGACTGTGAGAAGAACATCCAG TGCGTGACGTGCGGGAAGGGGTTCAAGAAGCTCTGGTCTCTCCATGAGCACAACAAGATTGTTCATGGCTATGCAGAGAAGAAGTTCTCCTGCGAGATCTGTGAGAAGAAGTTCTACACCATGGCCCACGTGCGCAAACACATGGTTG CACACACCAAGGACATGCCCTTCACCTGTGAGACCTGTGGGAAGTCCTTCAAGCGCAGCATGTCCCTCAAGGTCCACTCGCTCCAGCACTCCGGGGAAAAGCCTTTCAAATGCGAG AACTGCAATGAGCGCTTCCAGTACAAGTACCAGCTGCGCTCCCACATGAGCATCCACATCGGCCACAAGCAGTTCATGTGCCAGTGGTGTGGCAAGGACTTCAACATGAAGCAGTACTTTGATGAGCACATGAAGACGCACACGG GTGAGAAGCCCTACATCTGTGAGATCtgcgggaagagcttcactAGCCGCCCCAACATGAAGCGGCACCGCCggacccacactggggagaagcCGTACCCCTGCGACGTCTGCGGCCAGCGCTTCCGCTTCTCCAACATGCTCAAAGCCCACAAGGAGAAATGTTTCCGCGTCAGCAATCCCTTGGCTTCGGACACGGCCGTCCCCCAACCCGCCACCAGCCCGGCTCCGctgccccccggccccggcgtCTCCCCCCTGCCGCTGCTCCATCCTCTTCCACAgaccctccctcctcctcctcacctaccaccaccccctcccctttttcctgCGGGGAGGATAAATTCAAACAACAATTAG